A single Natranaerobius thermophilus JW/NM-WN-LF DNA region contains:
- a CDS encoding S-layer homology domain-containing protein has protein sequence MRRIITVSSKLSPRNNSRLGLILATMAIWLIVGSFFGLGNQTFAAEPELEEVVEEAPNAVEKETVEEEQEPDKSDELDQELTRVDDKIRSKLDILDGYRLDDVDEYREEGHKRFKYQDDNHSISVVYNLENERIVRLDSHVPRREPTLAQITTAEAKEKAIDYLKKLYPDLLDQGYLDPEPIINRRIDDERSYNSYYQFEFSRQYNDIPVKGEGITIVINAINGELFSINKDFTDVDRFVPVKDKAIKAEKAMEIFKEQLPLQLVYMNNARNTELDSGKLYFTFFGQVDVDSRGYLNRGYSVDVNEGELVTNFEQIEHENIAETLTQDGRLTDKFLEQYAIELQGETPPDQKEIDEDYTADRGKEFLHYLGIEDVELDRTSIRSIRRPIVERAEAREVYEMTFSHEEIRSLRHLRVKACTESGDIIGFEFRPRGEAQLLELVGDRPERLDLSEISQDLVENMRPKPSQDKKLLDSWNLTVTQDADEPHEHQIVEDPGEHEPGRTFRGAELIRIIDNIPVEASGYHVMLDQATGFLNTLRTADIDRESLQDPEEVNMSKQDAREQLLSELDIEITYAPKTISEEGELVTDVRQIAEEDVKYEMRPVYQLKPYVQQIDRLSSAPYIEAETGEVYRYDGSPFIEEDIFQLVDDDHWAATYLELGLAQGMLPLREGQLHSDADITKEELSVMLAYLISVQDTGYGPDIPEEPYFNNVHKNHPKFDEIQLTADEGIFDKDQDRFPADEKVTREEMAQLIIKTLDLELLMHNDLTFSMDYQDQDEISPELRDYVGLVTGLGIMNGDGQEFSPQEKLSRAEAITILYQLDEELGDMKN, from the coding sequence ATGAGAAGAATAATAACTGTAAGCTCAAAGCTAAGCCCTAGAAATAACTCGAGACTGGGCTTAATCTTAGCCACCATGGCTATATGGTTGATCGTCGGTTCTTTTTTCGGACTAGGAAACCAAACTTTTGCAGCAGAACCCGAATTAGAAGAAGTTGTGGAAGAAGCGCCTAATGCCGTAGAAAAGGAAACAGTGGAAGAAGAACAGGAACCTGATAAAAGTGATGAGCTAGACCAGGAGCTGACACGAGTAGATGATAAGATCAGGTCGAAACTGGATATTTTGGATGGTTATCGGCTCGATGATGTCGATGAATATCGAGAAGAAGGACATAAGCGATTTAAGTACCAGGACGATAACCACAGCATTTCAGTTGTATATAATTTAGAAAATGAACGAATCGTCAGGCTTGATTCCCATGTTCCCAGGCGAGAACCCACTCTGGCCCAGATAACTACTGCTGAGGCAAAAGAAAAAGCCATAGACTATCTAAAGAAACTGTATCCCGATCTGTTAGACCAGGGTTATCTTGACCCGGAACCCATAATTAACCGAAGAATAGACGATGAGCGCAGCTACAATTCTTACTATCAGTTTGAATTTTCCAGACAGTACAATGATATTCCGGTTAAGGGTGAAGGTATAACTATTGTGATCAATGCCATAAATGGTGAACTTTTTAGCATCAATAAAGACTTTACCGATGTTGACCGATTTGTTCCCGTAAAAGACAAAGCTATAAAAGCGGAGAAAGCCATGGAAATCTTTAAAGAGCAACTTCCCTTGCAGCTGGTATATATGAACAATGCCCGGAATACAGAACTTGATTCGGGGAAACTGTATTTTACCTTCTTTGGCCAGGTAGATGTCGATTCCAGAGGTTATCTTAATAGAGGTTATTCAGTAGATGTTAATGAAGGTGAACTAGTCACTAATTTTGAACAGATAGAGCACGAGAATATTGCTGAAACACTGACCCAGGACGGAAGGTTAACTGATAAGTTCTTAGAACAGTATGCTATCGAGCTTCAGGGAGAGACCCCCCCGGATCAGAAAGAAATAGATGAAGATTATACTGCAGACAGGGGTAAGGAGTTTCTTCACTATCTGGGAATAGAAGATGTTGAATTAGATAGAACTAGTATTCGGAGCATTAGGCGGCCTATTGTCGAAAGGGCCGAAGCCCGGGAAGTCTATGAAATGACTTTCAGCCATGAAGAAATCCGTTCTCTGAGACATTTAAGAGTGAAAGCCTGTACTGAAAGTGGAGATATCATCGGCTTTGAGTTTCGGCCTAGAGGTGAAGCACAACTATTAGAGCTGGTTGGTGACCGCCCGGAAAGGCTGGATCTAAGCGAAATTTCCCAAGACTTGGTTGAAAATATGAGACCTAAACCTTCCCAAGATAAGAAATTGCTTGACAGTTGGAATCTAACTGTTACCCAAGATGCTGATGAACCCCATGAGCATCAAATTGTGGAGGATCCTGGAGAACACGAACCTGGTAGGACTTTTAGAGGCGCGGAATTAATCAGGATAATCGATAATATTCCCGTAGAGGCCAGTGGTTATCATGTGATGCTTGATCAGGCCACTGGATTTCTCAATACTTTGCGTACAGCGGATATTGATCGAGAGAGTTTACAGGACCCTGAAGAGGTGAATATGAGCAAACAAGATGCACGGGAACAACTGCTTTCAGAGTTGGACATAGAAATTACCTATGCACCTAAAACAATCTCCGAAGAAGGTGAATTGGTGACAGATGTGCGCCAGATAGCGGAAGAAGATGTAAAATACGAGATGCGCCCGGTTTATCAGCTTAAACCTTATGTACAGCAGATAGATCGTTTAAGTAGTGCCCCTTATATCGAAGCTGAGACGGGAGAGGTTTATCGCTACGATGGCAGTCCTTTCATAGAAGAAGATATCTTTCAACTCGTAGACGACGATCACTGGGCCGCAACATATTTAGAGCTTGGCCTGGCCCAAGGAATGCTTCCCCTTAGAGAGGGTCAGCTGCATTCTGATGCGGACATCACTAAGGAAGAGCTTAGTGTAATGCTCGCTTATTTGATTAGTGTTCAGGACACTGGTTACGGTCCTGATATTCCGGAAGAGCCTTATTTTAACAATGTTCATAAGAATCATCCTAAATTTGACGAGATACAGCTGACAGCTGATGAGGGGATATTTGACAAGGATCAGGATCGTTTTCCCGCTGATGAAAAGGTAACCAGGGAAGAAATGGCCCAGTTGATAATAAAGACTTTGGATCTGGAACTTCTAATGCATAATGACTTAACCTTCAGTATGGACTATCAAGACCAGGATGAAATCTCTCCCGAACTTCGGGATTACGTTGGCCTGGTTACTGGCTTGGGTATAATGAATGGCGACGGCCAAGAATTTTCACCCCAGGAAAAATTAAGCCGTGCCGAGGCCATCACTATTTTGTATCAACTGGATGAAGAACTCGGTGATATGAAAAATTAA
- a CDS encoding S-layer homology domain-containing protein translates to MRLITVLLGATFLISSWLAPGLGETAVLKEAEPHPVIEAEQKDANLTEEEVIQLVEELIPTTQDLELERADFNDNFGRWQLGFETPQEVEDKYYSTNVYICDENKNLESFTMLMRELEVEDPKYVTHQKSEEIAREFLKRADYDLEELGEFELLTQEISPSEKVHHYGTNLSHNFTFRQLYDGYGSNNEFTVYVSSRTGEVTRFLNNYDSDLEFEEVDHVIDKDKAEDLFIQAGAELEYDIDYRNEKIDLQYSPIVGNDAKIDAETGEYLDFDGETKDLEEIKNSKPEVDLDMGALEIDRLDEPLDRRDQARLSNKVEEVVSSAFDVEGEPSQTGSGGTLRSGPLEIERVSTDYQVEDPDVVLDVNIEKNRGYLNKIDVKPMTDDPLISVGDEEYSEQLAQALTELAEDETEANFEQVAEKYLTKLTPEFLDYLDYSEATITEREEHFGDLYRVNFPMKAYGLPLNRSHIHLVLCQETGKLNNLTVNMPVFKEDIDKPEDLIDMEEALKTYLEDTEIQPFYGHEGEFYFEFINYDHDAINAITGELEGRSRAQMYTDPLEINNADNDKLIEWLHAVNVIVPEESQVIDAEKTVTKGEAARLIKSLTGEARDRVPPSGGHRGSHDTEGDVFTDVEKDHPDCAIIEDIYEQGLIPEQILAGEDGDKFKPDQNITREELATMLVKAMNLQEVAELDNMELDYQISDQEEIHNQTENHVLLTVGLDIISLKDSEFRPQESVTRNEMAQVFDRLVGLGRFVQ, encoded by the coding sequence TTGAGATTAATCACAGTGTTACTAGGAGCAACTTTTTTGATCTCCTCCTGGTTGGCCCCTGGATTAGGAGAAACAGCGGTTTTAAAAGAAGCAGAACCTCATCCCGTAATAGAAGCAGAACAAAAAGATGCAAACTTGACCGAGGAAGAAGTGATTCAACTAGTGGAAGAACTTATTCCCACAACCCAGGATTTAGAGCTGGAAAGAGCAGACTTCAATGATAACTTTGGGAGATGGCAATTAGGGTTTGAAACGCCCCAAGAAGTAGAAGATAAGTATTATAGTACGAATGTCTATATTTGTGATGAAAATAAGAATTTAGAAAGTTTTACAATGCTCATGAGAGAACTGGAAGTAGAAGATCCCAAATACGTAACTCATCAGAAAAGTGAAGAAATTGCCAGGGAATTTCTGAAACGAGCGGATTATGATCTTGAAGAACTGGGAGAATTTGAACTACTGACCCAGGAGATTTCACCTAGTGAAAAAGTTCATCATTATGGTACAAATCTGTCTCACAACTTTACTTTTCGCCAGCTCTACGATGGTTACGGATCAAACAATGAATTTACCGTATACGTCAGTTCACGAACGGGAGAAGTTACGCGTTTTTTAAATAATTATGATTCAGATTTGGAATTTGAGGAAGTTGATCATGTTATAGACAAAGACAAGGCCGAAGACCTCTTTATTCAGGCGGGAGCAGAACTGGAATACGACATTGATTATCGAAATGAAAAAATTGATCTACAGTACAGTCCCATTGTAGGCAATGATGCCAAAATAGATGCAGAGACGGGAGAGTATCTAGATTTTGATGGCGAAACCAAAGATTTGGAAGAGATCAAAAACTCAAAGCCCGAAGTAGATTTGGATATGGGTGCTCTGGAGATTGACAGACTTGATGAGCCTCTGGATCGAAGGGATCAAGCTAGGCTCTCTAATAAGGTGGAAGAAGTAGTATCATCAGCCTTCGATGTTGAAGGTGAACCTTCTCAAACAGGCTCAGGCGGAACCTTAAGAAGCGGTCCATTAGAAATTGAACGTGTCAGTACTGATTATCAGGTCGAGGATCCTGATGTGGTTTTAGACGTCAATATTGAGAAAAACCGTGGTTATCTAAACAAAATTGACGTGAAGCCCATGACCGACGACCCTCTGATTTCAGTAGGAGATGAGGAGTATAGCGAACAACTTGCTCAAGCCTTGACAGAGCTGGCAGAAGATGAAACAGAAGCAAACTTTGAACAAGTAGCTGAGAAATATCTAACCAAGTTGACCCCAGAGTTTTTAGATTATCTGGACTACAGTGAAGCTACTATAACAGAACGAGAAGAGCACTTCGGTGATTTGTACAGGGTCAATTTTCCTATGAAGGCTTATGGACTGCCCCTTAATAGATCACATATACATCTAGTCCTTTGTCAGGAAACGGGAAAGCTTAACAATCTCACTGTTAATATGCCTGTTTTCAAAGAAGATATCGATAAACCAGAGGATTTAATTGATATGGAAGAAGCCTTGAAAACTTATCTGGAAGACACTGAAATTCAACCCTTCTATGGACATGAAGGAGAATTTTACTTTGAGTTTATTAATTACGATCATGATGCCATCAACGCTATCACCGGTGAGCTAGAAGGAAGGTCAAGGGCACAAATGTATACAGATCCCCTGGAGATCAACAATGCTGATAATGATAAGCTGATTGAATGGCTTCATGCAGTAAACGTGATTGTCCCTGAAGAAAGCCAGGTGATTGATGCCGAAAAAACAGTCACTAAAGGGGAAGCTGCTCGCTTAATTAAGTCTTTGACGGGTGAGGCCAGGGATCGCGTCCCGCCATCCGGTGGGCACCGAGGATCCCATGATACGGAAGGCGATGTATTTACTGATGTGGAAAAGGACCATCCCGACTGTGCTATCATTGAAGATATTTACGAACAGGGATTAATTCCTGAACAAATCCTTGCAGGTGAAGATGGGGATAAATTCAAACCTGACCAAAATATTACCAGGGAAGAGTTGGCCACTATGCTAGTCAAGGCCATGAATTTACAGGAAGTGGCTGAACTGGATAATATGGAACTAGACTATCAAATTTCCGATCAGGAAGAGATCCATAATCAGACTGAAAATCATGTGCTCTTAACAGTGGGTTTAGATATTATCTCCCTGAAAGATAGTGAATTTAGACCCCAGGAGTCTGTGACCAGAAACGAAATGGCCCAAGTTTTTGATAGATTGGTTGGATTAGGGAGGTTTGTACAATGA
- a CDS encoding DUF554 domain-containing protein: protein MPLILELGDALQGTVVNVIAIIAGAVLGLVLKKGVPEQMKNTVLQGMGLVVLYLGLSMAFEGQEMLIAIFSLVLGGILGELAKVEQRLNSFGDKLKARFGSEEGQFTEGFVFASLIYCVGALAVVGSLESGLNSNHEILYTKSAIDGVTAIAFTSSLGLGVAFSALPVFIYQGFIAVFASGVSDYLSDEVVAEMSSVGGILIMAIGLNVLEVTQIKIANLLPAILVAAVIANFVF from the coding sequence ATGCCCTTAATATTGGAACTAGGTGATGCATTACAGGGTACTGTAGTTAATGTGATTGCAATTATAGCCGGGGCGGTTTTAGGGCTGGTCTTGAAAAAAGGTGTTCCGGAACAGATGAAAAACACCGTCCTTCAGGGTATGGGGCTGGTTGTCTTGTATCTTGGCCTTTCCATGGCCTTTGAGGGACAAGAGATGTTAATAGCTATTTTCAGTTTAGTTCTGGGAGGAATTTTAGGAGAACTGGCCAAGGTAGAACAACGCCTAAATTCCTTTGGAGACAAATTAAAAGCCAGGTTTGGCAGTGAAGAAGGCCAGTTTACGGAAGGTTTTGTTTTTGCCAGCTTAATTTACTGTGTAGGAGCACTGGCTGTAGTAGGTTCTCTGGAAAGTGGCTTAAATAGCAATCATGAAATTTTGTACACCAAGTCAGCCATAGATGGTGTGACTGCCATTGCCTTTACATCCAGCTTGGGGCTGGGAGTAGCATTTTCCGCTCTACCGGTCTTTATATATCAGGGTTTTATTGCCGTGTTTGCCAGCGGAGTTTCGGATTATCTATCCGATGAAGTAGTAGCCGAGATGAGCTCTGTAGGAGGAATATTGATAATGGCTATTGGATTGAATGTTTTAGAGGTTACCCAAATTAAAATAGCTAATCTCCTGCCTGCAATTCTGGTTGCCGCTGTCATCGCAAATTTCGTGTTTTAA
- a CDS encoding CpsD/CapB family tyrosine-protein kinase, protein MKTPSDFPFSNEKKKTNLELYRIKQNLKSVMVTSSEDNTGKSTVAAKLAINDCRNDRKILLIDCDFQEPSQHSLFGVQDNPGFFDVIDNSSLQLSKVIQRPESFMDKPVDFLDTDYPDILTIGSLPKYPLDQLNSQSGQALLQQLSQKYHTIVIDAPCVYEETDLSTFASYLEGIVLVVSSQEASSNSEDDESKEDDTQNQLDKLQGKVLGVVFN, encoded by the coding sequence TTGAAAACTCCTTCCGATTTCCCATTTAGCAATGAAAAAAAGAAAACAAACCTGGAGTTATATCGAATTAAGCAAAATTTAAAAAGTGTAATGGTGACAAGTTCAGAGGACAACACGGGAAAGTCAACAGTAGCTGCCAAACTTGCCATTAACGATTGTAGAAATGACAGAAAAATCCTACTGATAGACTGTGATTTTCAGGAGCCATCTCAGCACAGTCTGTTCGGGGTACAAGACAATCCTGGTTTTTTCGATGTAATAGACAATTCCAGCCTTCAGTTATCAAAGGTAATTCAAAGACCTGAATCCTTTATGGATAAACCCGTGGATTTTCTAGATACAGATTATCCTGATATCCTTACTATAGGTTCACTTCCCAAGTATCCCCTTGACCAGTTAAACTCTCAATCTGGACAAGCCTTATTACAACAGTTGTCCCAGAAGTATCATACAATTGTTATTGATGCACCATGTGTCTATGAGGAGACGGACCTGTCAACTTTCGCCAGCTATCTGGAGGGTATCGTCCTGGTAGTGAGCTCTCAAGAAGCTAGCAGTAATAGTGAGGATGATGAAAGCAAGGAAGATGATACTCAAAATCAGCTTGACAAACTGCAAGGCAAAGTTCTAGGAGTGGTTTTCAATTAG
- a CDS encoding ComF family protein, with amino-acid sequence MTINKVLKLPVIILKNAQNTSCSLCREQVSTQGRLVYPPYTFLGDNLYLSETDFICADCLEKLELACFSVSENYSLKPMELITEVIYAGNYRGYMKELILRLKYQGEKELAIPLGKLMALALMLYLETSYFKNISDWKKLYLPLPYFAAVPVPLYRDRLVERGYNQSLLLGRVLAYETGISLQEMLIRCKATSPLKEKDPQERSRELSGAFIPKPMGQLKGKVGSSKPNANDKFNVNNKNNTKRSAKRNTDVNVFNVFSNSISNAGKILIIDDIYTTGATASEMAKVLKTMGFHEITLLTLSH; translated from the coding sequence ATGACAATCAATAAAGTTTTAAAACTGCCTGTTATTATTTTAAAGAATGCCCAAAATACCAGTTGCTCCCTTTGTAGAGAACAGGTTTCAACACAAGGGAGGCTTGTATATCCTCCTTACACTTTTTTGGGTGATAATCTGTATCTATCAGAGACAGATTTTATCTGCGCTGATTGTTTGGAAAAATTAGAACTTGCCTGTTTTTCCGTTAGTGAAAATTATTCCCTGAAACCAATGGAATTAATCACAGAGGTGATCTATGCGGGAAACTATAGAGGTTACATGAAGGAGTTAATCCTGCGGCTTAAATATCAAGGTGAGAAAGAATTGGCAATTCCTTTAGGAAAACTAATGGCTTTGGCCTTAATGTTGTATTTGGAAACTAGTTATTTTAAAAATATTTCTGATTGGAAAAAGCTCTATCTTCCCCTGCCCTATTTTGCTGCAGTTCCCGTTCCTCTGTACAGAGATCGATTAGTAGAACGAGGTTATAATCAGTCATTATTGTTAGGGAGAGTGTTGGCCTATGAAACTGGAATATCCCTACAAGAAATGCTGATCAGGTGTAAAGCTACCTCACCGTTAAAAGAAAAAGATCCCCAGGAACGGTCTCGAGAGCTTTCGGGAGCTTTCATTCCTAAACCCATGGGGCAATTGAAAGGGAAAGTTGGAAGTTCCAAGCCAAATGCCAATGATAAATTCAATGTCAACAACAAAAACAACACTAAAAGGAGTGCAAAGAGGAATACTGATGTCAATGTTTTTAATGTTTTCTCCAATAGCATCTCCAATGCCGGAAAAATCTTGATAATCGATGATATTTACACAACAGGTGCTACTGCCAGTGAAATGGCAAAAGTTTTGAAAACCATGGGATTTCATGAAATAACCCTTTTGACCCTTTCCCATTAA
- a CDS encoding DegV family protein: MVKLITDSGADLPEKLTKEYDIHIIPFYFYIDDKEFRDGDLSLKEFYDEMRAGKKTKTAQLTYMDLRETFEHYAKEQESVIYMCFSSQLSGTYQTACMVKDELLEEYPDFDLEIIDTKCASLGQGMAVYRTARLLKQGYDKESLLRAARFYAGHTEHIFTVDDLKYLERGGRVSKTSAFVGTMLHIKPILHVDDGKLIPIRKVRGRKKVHKNMFEIVKDRGINLDKQVIGINHGDDYEGANKLKEMIADNFGTQQFVEGMIGSVIGAHSGPGTLSVYFLNEFPEEFQNVFDYE; encoded by the coding sequence TTGGTTAAATTAATAACCGACAGCGGGGCCGACCTTCCCGAAAAATTGACTAAGGAATACGATATACATATAATACCCTTTTACTTTTATATAGACGACAAGGAATTTAGGGACGGCGATTTATCTTTAAAGGAATTTTACGACGAAATGAGAGCTGGTAAGAAGACTAAAACGGCCCAACTAACTTACATGGACCTGAGAGAAACCTTTGAACATTATGCCAAGGAACAGGAAAGCGTCATTTATATGTGTTTTTCATCCCAGCTTTCGGGTACTTACCAAACTGCCTGTATGGTCAAGGACGAATTATTAGAAGAGTATCCTGACTTTGATTTAGAAATAATTGATACTAAATGTGCTTCCCTGGGCCAGGGAATGGCAGTTTACCGAACAGCTCGACTGCTGAAACAAGGTTACGACAAAGAAAGTTTACTTAGGGCAGCCCGGTTTTATGCGGGGCATACGGAACACATTTTCACTGTAGATGATTTGAAATACCTAGAGCGTGGTGGGCGAGTCAGTAAAACCTCGGCTTTTGTGGGAACCATGCTCCATATTAAGCCCATACTACACGTAGACGACGGTAAGCTCATCCCCATCAGAAAGGTTAGAGGCCGTAAAAAAGTCCACAAAAATATGTTTGAAATAGTAAAAGACCGGGGCATCAACCTGGATAAGCAGGTCATCGGCATCAATCATGGTGATGATTACGAAGGTGCCAATAAACTTAAAGAAATGATTGCAGATAATTTCGGCACTCAGCAGTTTGTAGAAGGGATGATCGGTTCTGTAATTGGAGCCCATTCAGGGCCAGGTACTTTATCAGTTTACTTTTTAAATGAATTCCCGGAAGAATTCCAAAATGTATTTGATTACGAATAG
- a CDS encoding helicase-related protein, translated as MFKLVMIHLDHKSVGLIDNGRGGTTKVKPKMKAPRIFRFDCQIRPLCLSYTEIPSQGYDINQAWRLCDSGQAFWELLPFAPSTKLQGHNQVRTDYNSALQGRALFFNEILSEIQPDLALLKGRNQDLGPKVLEREIEEIFKSLIYLNPIIVPGVISAHHPAYQKLLDIVFQTDKPSMAKKRKGESSDLKHIILKHTFFTKIKSFSKNLSNKIFLDNSTKGICLRCGSDKLSNIEGIEELEDPCPRCGRYCHSCRECYQMGESTECTPLFLFPESCLVNNNGEDSHVLNLDFKLTPAQKRAYEKAQKFVGFNSYRFDTSYSYSCSSSSSSSSSSSSSSPLTALIYAVCGAGKTETVFGAVLSVLNRGGKVLYATPRRDLVRELSERLQNAFPRTKILAIYGGSKNKFSDGELIIATTHQVMRFYDAFELVILDEVDAFPYHGSDRLPLLIRRARKKSQYPKRESWNYSGPEAKIIYITATPHKDLIQGKGRELSNHTNHTNFSNPFNPIMKENPPELITIPARYHGYPAPEPKLLKGTKKTLFLNDQLEKLLLKNTGVKPIFVFVPSVYMVEKVCRALSHWLKLKAHQQPHWEQISEQRTKKISQAVVSGVSSQDPDRDQKRLDFHNGEIDILVTTTIMERGITVTGVQVVVLFADHEIFDSRTLIQMAGRAGRKKQDPTGEVLFIGEKITKDMKTARAAIVKLNREGRRLGFLIDP; from the coding sequence ATGTTTAAATTAGTTATGATTCACTTGGATCATAAATCGGTCGGTTTAATTGACAATGGGAGAGGTGGCACAACTAAAGTGAAGCCAAAGATGAAGGCCCCAAGGATATTTCGCTTTGATTGCCAAATTAGGCCTCTGTGTTTATCTTATACCGAGATTCCATCTCAGGGATATGATATTAACCAGGCTTGGCGACTTTGTGATTCGGGACAGGCCTTTTGGGAGCTGTTACCCTTCGCCCCAAGTACAAAACTACAAGGACATAATCAGGTGAGAACCGACTACAACAGCGCCTTACAGGGAAGGGCGCTGTTTTTTAATGAAATATTGTCTGAAATACAACCCGATCTCGCTTTATTGAAAGGCCGAAACCAGGATTTAGGCCCAAAGGTATTAGAACGGGAAATAGAAGAAATATTTAAAAGCTTAATCTATTTAAATCCAATAATTGTTCCAGGAGTCATATCAGCCCATCATCCAGCTTATCAGAAATTGCTTGATATAGTTTTTCAAACAGATAAGCCTTCTATGGCGAAAAAGAGAAAGGGTGAAAGTTCTGATCTAAAACATATCATTCTAAAACATACTTTTTTCACAAAAATTAAATCCTTCAGCAAAAACCTCAGTAACAAAATCTTCCTCGACAATTCAACTAAGGGCATATGCCTACGCTGTGGCTCCGATAAGCTATCAAATATCGAGGGAATCGAGGAATTAGAAGATCCCTGTCCCAGATGTGGTAGATACTGTCACTCCTGTCGAGAATGTTATCAGATGGGCGAGTCCACAGAATGCACACCCCTGTTTCTTTTCCCAGAAAGCTGTCTTGTCAACAACAATGGAGAAGATTCACATGTTTTAAACCTGGATTTTAAGCTGACACCGGCACAAAAGCGAGCCTATGAAAAGGCCCAGAAATTTGTGGGATTCAATTCTTATCGCTTTGATACTTCCTATTCCTATTCCTGTTCCTCCTCTTCCTCTTCCTCCTCCTCTTCTTCTTCTTCTTCGCCCCTTACTGCCCTAATCTACGCCGTCTGCGGTGCTGGTAAGACAGAAACCGTCTTTGGGGCAGTACTATCTGTATTAAACCGGGGAGGCAAGGTATTGTATGCCACTCCCCGGAGGGACTTGGTACGGGAATTATCGGAGCGGCTGCAAAATGCTTTCCCCCGGACCAAGATTTTAGCTATTTATGGTGGCAGCAAAAACAAATTTTCTGATGGTGAACTAATAATTGCCACTACTCATCAGGTTATGAGGTTTTATGATGCCTTTGAGTTGGTGATTTTAGATGAGGTAGATGCTTTTCCTTATCACGGGAGTGATCGATTACCCTTATTAATTCGTAGGGCTCGCAAAAAAAGCCAATATCCTAAAAGGGAGAGTTGGAATTATTCTGGGCCAGAAGCAAAAATTATCTACATAACGGCAACACCTCATAAAGATCTAATCCAGGGAAAGGGACGTGAACTTTCTAATCATACCAATCACACAAATTTTTCTAATCCTTTTAATCCTATCATGAAAGAAAATCCACCGGAATTGATTACAATCCCGGCCAGGTATCATGGCTATCCAGCACCGGAACCAAAATTGTTAAAAGGCACCAAAAAAACCCTGTTTCTAAATGATCAACTAGAGAAATTATTATTAAAAAACACTGGTGTAAAGCCAATCTTTGTGTTTGTCCCTTCTGTTTATATGGTGGAAAAAGTTTGCCGGGCTCTGTCCCACTGGCTTAAATTAAAAGCCCATCAGCAGCCTCACTGGGAACAAATTTCCGAACAAAGGACCAAGAAAATTTCACAGGCCGTGGTTTCCGGGGTGTCCTCTCAAGACCCTGACAGGGACCAAAAGCGCCTGGATTTTCATAATGGCGAAATAGATATTTTGGTGACAACTACGATCATGGAGCGGGGGATTACAGTTACAGGAGTTCAAGTGGTGGTTCTGTTTGCAGATCATGAAATATTCGATAGTCGAACCTTGATTCAAATGGCGGGACGAGCCGGCAGAAAAAAACAGGACCCTACTGGAGAGGTCCTGTTTATAGGCGAGAAAATCACTAAAGATATGAAAACTGCCAGGGCCGCCATTGTCAAGTTAAACCGCGAAGGACGCAGACTGGGTTTTTTAATTGATCCCTAA